In Halorientalis sp. LT38, a genomic segment contains:
- a CDS encoding alpha/beta fold hydrolase has product MAGSSDAAPVVGDAQRAVEVTAEDGSGRSTTTTVRYSDTGEGRPLLLLHGVGLDARHISWKHAIPRLAADHRVIAPDLPGHGESDKPRIRYTTDYFVDVLSAFVEELGLTRPSVAGISMGGAIALGYALSADVARLALIDSYGLGEDASWRPMASLALRIPVADQFVWNAMGVNEGTVRDALRGYMTQASEAFVSEVHTVLQDDDCGRTLRSWQRSEFGVYGFRTCYLDALEAFGTPTLLIHGADDTLLPSSWSERAHERLPDSRLHVFEDCGHWPPRERPATFNRVLGEFLAT; this is encoded by the coding sequence ATGGCAGGCAGCAGTGACGCGGCCCCGGTTGTCGGGGACGCCCAACGTGCGGTCGAGGTGACGGCCGAGGACGGGTCGGGGCGGTCGACGACGACGACCGTACGCTACAGCGACACGGGCGAGGGACGGCCGCTCCTGTTGTTACACGGCGTCGGGCTCGACGCGAGACACATCTCCTGGAAACACGCGATCCCCCGGCTGGCGGCGGACCACCGGGTTATCGCGCCCGATCTGCCCGGCCACGGCGAGAGCGACAAGCCGCGGATCCGGTACACGACGGACTACTTCGTCGACGTGCTGTCGGCGTTCGTCGAGGAACTCGGGCTGACGCGACCGAGCGTCGCCGGCATCTCCATGGGCGGGGCCATCGCGCTCGGCTACGCGCTCAGTGCCGACGTGGCGCGACTGGCGCTGATCGACAGCTACGGGCTGGGCGAAGACGCCAGCTGGCGGCCGATGGCCTCGCTCGCGCTGCGCATCCCGGTCGCCGACCAGTTCGTCTGGAACGCGATGGGGGTCAACGAGGGGACCGTCCGGGACGCGCTCCGCGGGTACATGACCCAGGCCTCCGAAGCGTTCGTCTCGGAGGTCCACACGGTGCTCCAGGACGACGACTGCGGCCGGACGCTGCGCAGTTGGCAGCGCAGCGAGTTCGGCGTCTACGGGTTCCGGACCTGTTACCTGGACGCCCTCGAGGCGTTCGGGACGCCCACGCTGTTGATCCACGGGGCCGACGACACGCTGTTGCCGTCCTCGTGGTCCGAGCGAGCCCACGAGCGGCTGCCGGACAGCCGGCTGCACGTCTTCGAGGACTGCGGCCACTGGCCGCCGCGGGAGCGGCCGGCGACGTTCAACCGCGTGCTGGGGGAGTTCCTGGCGACCTAG
- a CDS encoding ATP-dependent DNA helicase: MDVAAIPGVPDWLPGHLQDDGIEALYPPQAEAVEAGVTEGANLVASVPTASGKTLVAELAMLSALAEEDSGKALYIVPLRALASEKSEEFEQFEQYGVDVGVSTGNYDSDGGWLADKDVIVATSEKVDSLVRNDAAWIEDLSCVVADEVHLVDDGQRGPTLEVTLAKLRQLNADLQTVALSATIGNADELADWLDAELVDSDWRPIELQKGVHYGQALHLEDGSQQRLEVRNGESETAAIVRDTLADDGSTLVFVNSRRNAEAAARRLASTTSDFLDQEERERLAEIAAEIRDVSDTETSDDLADAVAKGAAFHHAGCSNDHRALVEEAFRDRLLKVVCATPTLAAGVNTPSRRVVVRDWRRYDGSAGGMAPLSVLEVHQMMGRAGRPGLDPYGEAVLLANSHDELDELFERYVWADPEPVRSKLAAQPALRTHLLATVASGFASSRDGLLAFLERTLHASQNADRSELERVTDAMLDYLEVNGFLERDGDQLQATGLGHTVSRLYLDPMSAAEIVDGLRDWERSGGRSSSRSGRSGEDGEEPEEPAGFTPASELVDDGDDDAEADEPPSALGLYHLVARTPDMYELYLRSGDEEEYSQIAYERETEFLGPMPSEFEDNRFEDWLSALKTARLLEDWASEVEESQITERYDVGPGDVRGKVETTQWLLGAAESLAAELDMDCVPAIREARTRVEHGVKTELVDLAGVRGVGRKRARRLYDAGIRTRADLREADKAVVLGALRGREKTAENVLENAGREDPSMDGVEPAEVEGVEVDPGGSSGSGSDRGTGAEAADDSEDQSSLGDF, from the coding sequence ATGGACGTCGCGGCGATTCCGGGCGTTCCCGACTGGCTGCCCGGACACCTACAGGACGACGGCATCGAGGCGCTCTATCCGCCCCAGGCCGAGGCCGTCGAGGCCGGCGTCACAGAGGGCGCGAACCTCGTCGCCAGCGTGCCGACCGCCAGCGGGAAGACCCTCGTCGCGGAGCTGGCGATGCTGTCGGCCCTCGCCGAGGAGGACAGCGGGAAGGCACTCTACATCGTTCCCCTGCGCGCGCTGGCCTCCGAGAAGAGCGAGGAGTTCGAGCAGTTCGAGCAGTACGGCGTCGACGTGGGCGTATCGACTGGCAACTACGACTCAGACGGCGGCTGGCTCGCCGACAAGGACGTCATCGTCGCCACGAGCGAGAAGGTCGACTCGCTCGTGCGCAACGACGCCGCCTGGATCGAGGACCTCTCCTGCGTGGTCGCCGACGAGGTCCACCTCGTCGACGACGGGCAGCGCGGCCCCACGCTGGAGGTCACCTTGGCGAAACTCCGCCAGCTGAACGCCGACCTCCAGACCGTCGCGCTCTCCGCGACGATCGGCAACGCCGACGAACTGGCCGACTGGCTCGACGCCGAACTGGTCGACTCGGACTGGCGCCCCATCGAGCTCCAGAAGGGGGTCCACTACGGGCAGGCGCTCCATCTGGAGGACGGGAGCCAGCAGCGCCTGGAAGTCAGGAACGGCGAGAGCGAGACCGCGGCCATCGTCCGGGACACCCTCGCGGACGACGGGTCGACGCTCGTGTTCGTCAACTCCCGCCGGAACGCCGAGGCGGCTGCCCGCCGGCTCGCCTCGACGACGAGCGACTTCCTCGATCAGGAGGAGCGCGAGCGACTCGCCGAGATCGCCGCCGAGATCCGGGACGTGAGCGACACGGAGACGAGCGACGACCTGGCCGACGCGGTCGCGAAGGGGGCGGCCTTCCACCACGCCGGCTGTTCGAACGACCACCGGGCGCTGGTGGAGGAGGCCTTCCGCGACCGCCTGCTGAAGGTCGTCTGCGCGACGCCGACCCTGGCGGCCGGCGTCAACACCCCCTCGCGCCGGGTGGTGGTCCGGGACTGGCGGCGCTACGACGGCTCCGCGGGCGGGATGGCGCCCCTGTCCGTGCTGGAGGTCCACCAGATGATGGGGCGAGCCGGCAGACCGGGGCTCGACCCCTACGGCGAGGCGGTCCTGCTCGCCAACAGCCACGACGAACTCGACGAACTGTTCGAGCGGTACGTCTGGGCCGATCCCGAGCCGGTGCGGTCGAAACTCGCCGCCCAGCCCGCCCTCCGGACCCACCTGCTGGCGACGGTCGCCTCCGGGTTCGCCAGTTCCCGGGACGGACTGCTCGCCTTCCTCGAACGGACGCTGCACGCCAGCCAGAACGCCGACCGGAGCGAGCTGGAGCGAGTGACCGACGCGATGCTCGACTACCTGGAGGTCAACGGCTTCCTCGAACGCGACGGCGACCAGTTGCAGGCCACGGGGCTGGGCCACACCGTCTCGCGGCTCTACCTGGACCCGATGAGCGCCGCCGAGATCGTGGACGGCCTGCGCGACTGGGAGCGCTCCGGCGGGCGCAGTTCGAGCCGGAGCGGCCGGAGCGGCGAAGACGGCGAGGAACCCGAGGAGCCCGCCGGCTTCACGCCCGCGAGCGAACTCGTCGACGACGGGGACGACGACGCGGAGGCCGACGAACCCCCCTCCGCGCTGGGACTCTACCACCTCGTCGCGCGGACGCCGGACATGTACGAACTCTACCTCCGGAGCGGCGACGAGGAGGAGTACTCGCAGATCGCCTACGAGCGCGAGACGGAGTTCCTCGGGCCGATGCCCAGCGAGTTCGAGGACAACCGCTTCGAGGACTGGCTGTCGGCGCTGAAGACCGCCCGCCTGCTCGAGGACTGGGCCAGCGAGGTCGAGGAGAGCCAGATCACCGAGCGCTACGACGTGGGGCCGGGCGACGTCCGCGGGAAGGTCGAGACCACCCAGTGGCTGCTCGGGGCCGCCGAGTCGCTGGCGGCCGAACTCGACATGGACTGCGTGCCGGCCATCCGCGAGGCCCGGACGCGGGTCGAACACGGCGTGAAGACCGAACTCGTCGATCTGGCCGGCGTACGCGGCGTCGGCCGCAAGCGCGCCCGGCGGCTCTACGACGCCGGGATCCGGACCCGGGCGGACCTCCGGGAGGCCGACAAGGCGGTCGTACTGGGGGCGCTCCGCGGTCGCGAGAAGACCGCCGAGAACGTCCTCGAGAACGCCGGCCGGGAAGACCCGTCGATGGACGGCGTCGAACCGGCCGAGGTAGAGGGGGTCGAGGTCGATCCCGGGGGATCGAGTGGAAGCGGCAGCGACCGTGGGACGGGCGCCGAGGCGGCCGATGACTCGGAGGACCAATCGAGCCTCGGTGATTTCTGA
- a CDS encoding GNAT family N-acetyltransferase, producing the protein MSDVRFRRARPEDAEEILSIKRDAIEDLEHWQYSPEQVQAWKPKDSYADTFAEAIDDDRFVVHVGEREGRIAGYGALNVPDERIDAVYVHPDHHGQGVATALVKQLELSARFQGIEEIDIVAARNAVPFYESVGYWRLDDEVTTIDDVDVAFVRMRKHVDADGGHGWGDAAAPDGETDPREDGERPDPGAGDAPGGPAIPRIPDPDAPDWFRLEEWLDAGDVDALFESTEDAEE; encoded by the coding sequence ATGTCAGACGTCCGCTTTCGCCGGGCCCGGCCGGAGGACGCCGAGGAGATCCTCTCGATCAAGCGGGACGCGATCGAGGACCTCGAACACTGGCAGTACTCGCCCGAGCAGGTCCAGGCCTGGAAACCGAAGGACAGCTACGCCGACACCTTCGCCGAGGCCATCGACGACGACCGCTTCGTCGTCCACGTGGGGGAACGCGAGGGCCGGATCGCCGGCTACGGCGCCCTGAACGTCCCCGACGAGCGCATCGACGCCGTCTACGTCCACCCGGACCACCACGGCCAGGGCGTGGCAACGGCGCTGGTCAAGCAACTGGAACTCTCCGCCCGCTTCCAGGGGATCGAGGAGATCGACATCGTCGCCGCCCGTAACGCCGTCCCCTTCTACGAGTCGGTCGGCTACTGGCGCCTCGACGACGAGGTGACCACCATCGACGACGTCGACGTCGCCTTCGTCCGCATGCGCAAACACGTCGACGCCGACGGGGGCCACGGGTGGGGCGACGCCGCGGCTCCCGACGGTGAAACCGACCCGCGGGAAGACGGGGAGCGCCCCGACCCGGGAGCCGGCGACGCCCCCGGCGGGCCCGCGATTCCCCGGATTCCGGATCCGGACGCGCCGGACTGGTTCCGACTGGAGGAGTGGCTCGACGCCGGCGACGTCGACGCGCTCTTCGAGTCGACCGAGGACGCCGAGGAGTAA
- a CDS encoding universal stress protein, whose product MTTFLVATASVHTTAAACDYLADRATADDTVLVVSVTEPDSNPRDAGDATNVARTRLVDPTVETITQEGRPSDVIQSLVAERSVDEVLIGPRRGDPDAAPGLGGTAADVLVSLDVPVVVVPLPDLS is encoded by the coding sequence ATGACCACGTTCCTCGTCGCCACCGCCTCGGTCCACACGACCGCGGCCGCCTGCGACTACCTCGCCGACCGCGCGACCGCCGACGACACCGTCCTCGTCGTGAGCGTCACCGAACCCGACTCGAATCCCCGCGACGCCGGCGACGCCACGAACGTCGCCCGGACCCGGCTGGTCGACCCGACCGTCGAGACGATCACCCAGGAGGGGCGCCCGAGCGACGTGATCCAGTCGCTCGTGGCCGAGCGGTCGGTCGACGAGGTGCTGATCGGCCCGCGCCGCGGCGATCCCGACGCCGCCCCGGGGCTGGGCGGCACCGCCGCGGACGTGCTGGTGAGTCTGGACGTGCCGGTCGTCGTCGTTCCGTTGCCGGATCTCTCCTGA
- the cgi121 gene encoding KEOPS complex subunit Cgi121, with protein sequence MEVVEGTATVGDVDAFVAELVEVGADSECAVQAFDARYVVDREHLERAVACADRARERGEAIADDHAVEILLYAAGRRQISRALEMGVDAGESPVVVVVHGGDGGDEGAAASAVARLLDPAETLGAFDEERVREFFDVSDRELGATDAGLAALVRERVAMLAVEK encoded by the coding sequence ATGGAGGTCGTCGAAGGAACGGCGACGGTCGGGGACGTCGACGCGTTCGTCGCCGAACTCGTCGAGGTCGGGGCCGACTCCGAGTGTGCGGTGCAGGCGTTCGACGCCCGGTACGTCGTCGACCGCGAACACCTCGAACGGGCGGTCGCCTGTGCCGACCGGGCCCGCGAGCGCGGCGAGGCCATCGCGGACGACCACGCCGTCGAGATCCTGCTGTACGCGGCCGGTCGCCGGCAGATCTCGCGCGCCCTCGAGATGGGCGTCGACGCCGGGGAGTCCCCCGTGGTCGTGGTCGTTCACGGCGGGGACGGCGGTGACGAGGGCGCTGCCGCCTCGGCGGTCGCCCGACTGCTGGACCCGGCCGAGACGCTGGGGGCGTTCGACGAGGAGCGGGTCCGCGAGTTCTTCGACGTGTCCGACCGCGAACTCGGGGCCACCGACGCGGGGCTGGCCGCACTGGTGCGCGAGCGGGTGGCGATGCTCGCCGTCGAGAAGTGA
- a CDS encoding ribonuclease H-like domain-containing protein: MRIENSFIPVRGVGETTERRLWEDGITHWDDFDPSVVGDTTAERIQSFIDTARDRLADGDARYFGEQFPSGEQWRLYENFRSSACFFDIETTGLSQDRDHVTTVSFHHGGETTTLVRGDDLTADALRAQFDDAAMLVTFNGKRFDVPFLETSFDLSLDHPHLDLMYPCRQLGLTGGLKRIESEIGVERDRPDISGEDAVRLWREHERGRDGALETLVSYNREDAVNLQTLTETVADRLHADVFAPAAGIDG; this comes from the coding sequence GTGCGAATCGAGAACAGCTTCATCCCGGTCCGGGGCGTGGGCGAGACGACCGAGCGCCGGCTCTGGGAGGACGGGATCACCCACTGGGACGACTTCGACCCGTCGGTGGTCGGCGACACCACCGCCGAGCGGATCCAGTCGTTCATCGACACCGCGCGGGACCGCCTGGCCGACGGCGACGCCCGCTACTTCGGCGAGCAGTTCCCCAGCGGCGAGCAGTGGCGCCTCTACGAGAACTTCCGCTCTTCGGCCTGTTTCTTCGACATCGAGACGACCGGACTCTCCCAGGACCGGGACCACGTGACGACCGTCAGTTTCCACCACGGCGGCGAGACCACGACCCTGGTCCGGGGCGACGACCTCACCGCCGACGCCCTGCGCGCGCAGTTCGACGACGCCGCCATGCTCGTCACGTTCAACGGCAAGCGCTTCGACGTCCCCTTCCTCGAGACCTCCTTCGACCTCTCGCTGGATCATCCCCACCTCGACCTCATGTACCCCTGCCGCCAGCTCGGACTCACCGGCGGGCTCAAGCGGATCGAATCGGAGATCGGCGTCGAGCGCGACCGCCCGGACATCTCCGGCGAGGACGCGGTGCGGCTCTGGCGCGAACACGAACGCGGCCGCGACGGCGCGCTGGAGACGCTCGTCTCCTACAACCGCGAGGACGCCGTCAACCTGCAGACGCTCACCGAGACCGTCGCCGACCGCCTCCACGCCGACGTGTTCGCGCCCGCGGCCGGCATCGACGGCTGA
- a CDS encoding PHA/PHB synthase family protein: MMNPFTAALDAQRQGFEAMTDGLEKARVAPERAGPLAHVEVGQTPSEVVYTENKLELLHYKPEEAGIDVPEEERCDVPILIVYALINKPYILDLQPERSVVRRLLEAGHDVYLIDWNEPSRMDQYLTLDDYVNRYMDNCVDEVCERSGQDAINVLGYCMGGTMSAMYAALHPEKVNALALMAAGLYFDDTGGILEEWGSDEYYDPEDVTETFGNVPAGMLDVGFALMDPVDNYVSKYVRLYDNLENEDFVENFARMERWLGEGIDLAGAAYEQFLGDIYQDNKLYEGELSLNGKRVDPSKIDMPVLQLMGEYDHLIPAAASKPFNDVIGSDDVETIEYPTGHIGLSVSGSSHEDVWPRAAEWFHERSEDDEGDEEAAEGDEEAAEIDQGATEIEIGDAAEEAAEEAVEAEKAATESEAELAETEPEASEAAEEPEAEAETDPADDDQATLDESAPGVDAVSGIGPTYTERLRDAGIETTADLAAADAATVADAAEVSESRAADWIDQAA, translated from the coding sequence ATGATGAACCCGTTCACGGCCGCGCTGGACGCACAGCGACAGGGGTTCGAGGCGATGACCGACGGGCTCGAGAAGGCGCGCGTCGCGCCCGAGCGGGCCGGCCCGCTCGCCCACGTTGAGGTGGGCCAGACCCCGAGCGAGGTCGTCTACACCGAGAACAAGCTCGAGCTGCTCCACTACAAACCGGAGGAGGCCGGCATCGACGTCCCCGAGGAGGAGCGGTGTGACGTTCCGATCCTGATCGTCTACGCGCTGATCAACAAGCCGTACATCCTCGACCTCCAGCCCGAGCGCTCGGTCGTGCGCCGCCTGCTCGAGGCGGGCCACGACGTCTACCTGATCGACTGGAACGAGCCCTCGCGGATGGACCAGTACCTCACGCTCGACGATTACGTCAACCGGTACATGGACAACTGCGTCGACGAGGTGTGCGAGCGCTCCGGGCAGGACGCGATCAACGTCCTCGGCTATTGCATGGGCGGGACGATGAGCGCGATGTACGCCGCGCTCCACCCCGAGAAGGTCAACGCGCTGGCGCTGATGGCGGCCGGGCTCTACTTCGACGACACGGGCGGCATCCTCGAAGAGTGGGGCAGCGACGAGTACTACGACCCCGAGGACGTGACCGAGACGTTCGGGAACGTCCCCGCGGGCATGCTCGACGTCGGCTTCGCCCTGATGGACCCCGTCGACAACTACGTCTCGAAGTACGTCCGCCTCTACGACAACCTCGAGAACGAGGACTTCGTCGAGAACTTCGCCCGGATGGAGCGCTGGCTGGGCGAGGGCATCGACCTGGCGGGCGCGGCCTACGAGCAGTTCCTGGGCGACATCTACCAGGACAACAAGCTCTACGAGGGCGAACTGTCCCTGAACGGGAAACGGGTCGACCCCTCGAAGATCGACATGCCCGTCCTCCAGCTGATGGGCGAGTACGACCACCTCATCCCGGCGGCCGCCTCGAAGCCGTTCAACGACGTGATCGGCTCCGACGACGTCGAGACCATCGAGTACCCGACCGGCCACATCGGCCTGTCGGTGTCTGGCTCGTCCCACGAGGACGTCTGGCCCCGCGCCGCCGAGTGGTTCCACGAGCGAAGCGAGGACGACGAGGGCGACGAGGAAGCTGCCGAGGGCGACGAGGAAGCTGCCGAGATCGACCAGGGAGCCACCGAGATCGAGATCGGTGACGCCGCCGAGGAGGCCGCCGAGGAGGCCGTCGAGGCCGAGAAAGCGGCCACGGAGAGCGAGGCGGAACTGGCCGAAACCGAGCCCGAGGCTTCCGAGGCCGCGGAGGAACCCGAGGCCGAGGCGGAGACCGACCCCGCTGACGACGACCAGGCCACCCTGGACGAGTCCGCCCCGGGCGTCGACGCGGTCAGCGGCATCGGCCCGACCTACACCGAGCGCCTCCGGGACGCCGGCATCGAGACGACCGCCGACCTGGCCGCGGCCGACGCGGCGACCGTCGCCGACGCGGCGGAGGTCTCGGAGTCACGCGCGGCCGACTGGATCGACCAGGCGGCCTGA
- a CDS encoding MaoC family dehydratase, translated as MSSNPHRSALLDTWTETSSHVFNSVLEANRAAFAAFGVNSDDEEAPTSPPRERIEPDEDLPEWSIERTADERTELGVGDRIEFTKTISAEDVRNFAAASGDTNPLHLDDEYASETRFRGRIAHGTLVGGLISAALARVPGLVVYLSQDLEFHNPVRIGDRLTAEIEIVEDLGNDQFRLTTQVKQGDEVVIDGEAVILVDEQPA; from the coding sequence ATGAGCTCCAACCCGCATCGGAGCGCGTTGCTGGACACGTGGACGGAGACGTCGTCTCACGTTTTCAACAGCGTCCTGGAAGCCAACAGAGCGGCGTTCGCGGCCTTCGGCGTCAACTCCGACGACGAGGAGGCCCCGACGTCGCCGCCGCGAGAGCGGATCGAGCCCGACGAAGACCTCCCCGAGTGGAGCATCGAGCGGACGGCGGACGAACGGACCGAACTCGGCGTCGGTGACCGCATCGAGTTCACCAAGACCATCTCCGCCGAGGACGTGCGCAACTTCGCGGCCGCCAGCGGCGACACGAACCCGCTGCACCTCGACGACGAGTACGCCTCGGAGACGCGCTTTCGCGGCCGGATCGCCCACGGCACGCTCGTGGGCGGCCTCATCAGCGCCGCGCTCGCACGCGTCCCCGGACTGGTCGTCTACCTCTCGCAAGATCTCGAGTTTCACAACCCGGTCCGCATCGGCGACCGGCTCACCGCCGAGATCGAGATCGTCGAGGATCTGGGGAACGACCAGTTCCGACTGACGACACAGGTCAAACAGGGCGACGAGGTCGTCATCGACGGTGAAGCCGTCATCCTCGTCGACGAGCAACCGGCCTAA
- a CDS encoding acyl-CoA thioesterase: MPTVTDTYIENRQRVQPNHTNNYAAAHGGNVVKWMDEVGALSAMRLAGETCVTARIEGLDFERPIPQGDTCVIESYAYATGRTSVRVRLRAFREAPRTGEREQTTDARFVFVAVDAATDPTPVPEIEVGSERCRELRDAAVASDPEL, encoded by the coding sequence ATGCCGACGGTCACCGACACGTACATCGAGAACCGCCAGCGGGTCCAGCCCAACCACACCAACAACTACGCGGCCGCACACGGCGGGAACGTCGTGAAGTGGATGGACGAGGTCGGCGCGCTGTCGGCGATGCGGCTGGCCGGCGAGACCTGCGTCACGGCCCGCATCGAGGGGCTCGACTTCGAGCGCCCCATCCCGCAGGGCGACACCTGCGTCATCGAGTCCTACGCCTACGCGACCGGGCGGACGAGCGTCCGCGTGCGCCTCCGTGCGTTCCGCGAGGCCCCGCGCACCGGCGAGCGCGAGCAGACGACGGACGCTCGGTTCGTCTTCGTCGCCGTCGACGCGGCCACCGATCCGACACCGGTTCCCGAGATCGAGGTGGGGTCGGAGCGCTGTCGAGAGCTTCGGGACGCGGCGGTCGCGTCCGACCCCGAACTGTGA
- a CDS encoding poly(R)-hydroxyalkanoic acid synthase subunit PhaE, with product MSETTNDPMDEWNEMVEEMNEAVADSVEQNMKAQAAFMESWAEAVEGSMPEEDELAEGFEGYNRAYEVWMDASEKMFERSTDAAQGEDVEPSELRDIWLQSANEAFKEVMGTSAFAAANGQLVEAMMDLQDEADEVTQDTIQQMGLPTRDDVMEIGERLVELERRQHAVEQKLDEILEEL from the coding sequence ATGAGCGAGACAACTAACGATCCGATGGACGAGTGGAACGAGATGGTAGAGGAAATGAACGAGGCGGTGGCCGACTCCGTCGAGCAGAACATGAAAGCCCAGGCGGCCTTCATGGAGTCCTGGGCCGAGGCCGTCGAGGGCTCGATGCCCGAGGAAGACGAGTTGGCCGAGGGATTCGAGGGGTACAACCGCGCCTACGAGGTGTGGATGGACGCCTCCGAGAAGATGTTCGAGCGCTCGACCGACGCCGCCCAGGGCGAGGACGTCGAGCCCTCCGAGCTGCGCGACATCTGGCTGCAGTCGGCCAACGAGGCCTTCAAGGAGGTCATGGGCACCTCCGCGTTCGCGGCCGCCAACGGCCAGCTGGTCGAGGCGATGATGGACCTGCAGGACGAGGCCGACGAGGTCACCCAGGACACGATCCAGCAAATGGGCCTGCCCACCCGTGACGACGTGATGGAGATCGGCGAACGGCTCGTCGAACTCGAGCGCCGGCAGCACGCCGTCGAGCAGAAGCTCGACGAGATCCTCGAGGAACTATGA
- a CDS encoding TIGR00725 family protein, whose translation MRVSVIGGGRIDEATAATARAVGRELGARGHEIVCGGLGGVMAAACEGAHETGGHTIGILPGPDRTAANEHVDTAIATDMGNARNVIVALNGDAVIAIDGATGTLSEIAHALDVGRPVAGIDTHDIDGVEAVDSAGDAVDYVEKAVES comes from the coding sequence ATGCGAGTCAGCGTCATCGGCGGCGGGCGGATCGACGAGGCGACGGCCGCGACCGCCCGTGCGGTCGGCCGCGAACTCGGCGCTCGCGGCCACGAGATCGTCTGCGGGGGACTGGGCGGGGTGATGGCGGCCGCCTGCGAGGGCGCGCACGAGACGGGCGGCCACACGATCGGCATCCTTCCCGGCCCGGACCGGACGGCCGCGAACGAACACGTCGACACCGCCATCGCGACCGACATGGGCAACGCCCGAAACGTGATCGTCGCGCTCAACGGCGACGCGGTGATCGCGATCGACGGGGCGACGGGGACGCTCTCGGAGATCGCCCACGCCCTGGACGTCGGTCGCCCGGTCGCTGGGATCGACACGCACGATATCGATGGCGTCGAGGCAGTCGACTCCGCGGGCGACGCCGTCGACTACGTGGAGAAGGCGGTCGAGTCGTGA
- a CDS encoding AbrB/MazE/SpoVT family DNA-binding domain-containing protein — translation MMKGFQQASEQAMEQQQEFIQQLLGASTSGVGVPQLGAMSQMATFKTRVQSGGRISIPDAEREALDIEEGDIVQTVVVPVKRKRSQE, via the coding sequence ATGATGAAGGGATTTCAGCAGGCCAGCGAGCAGGCCATGGAGCAGCAACAGGAGTTCATCCAACAGCTGCTCGGTGCCAGCACGTCGGGCGTTGGCGTCCCCCAGTTGGGCGCGATGAGTCAGATGGCGACGTTCAAGACCCGCGTCCAGAGCGGCGGACGCATCAGCATTCCCGACGCCGAGCGAGAGGCGCTCGACATCGAGGAGGGCGACATCGTCCAGACAGTCGTCGTGCCGGTCAAGCGCAAGCGTTCCCAGGAGTGA
- a CDS encoding beta-ketoacyl-ACP reductase, giving the protein MLEEQTCLVTGSSRGIGRGIAEELGRHGADVVVNYRSSEGAAHEAVDAIEDEGGTAIAVQGNVAEYDEVQAMCEEIHDAFGRVDVLVNNAGITVDKKFQNMTREDWDRVIQVNLGGVFNCTHCLFDDVKASDTGRLINISSVVGQQGNYGQANYATTKSGLFGFTRTLALELAASGSTANCVAPGFVETDMLEEVPERVQQKILDRIPLNRFATVDDIAGIVRFVASKDSSYMTGQILAANGGMEW; this is encoded by the coding sequence ATGCTCGAGGAACAGACCTGCCTGGTCACCGGAAGCTCACGCGGGATCGGTCGCGGCATCGCCGAGGAACTGGGTCGTCACGGGGCGGACGTCGTCGTCAACTACCGGTCCTCCGAGGGGGCGGCCCACGAGGCGGTCGACGCCATCGAGGACGAGGGCGGAACGGCCATCGCCGTCCAGGGGAACGTGGCCGAGTACGACGAGGTGCAGGCGATGTGCGAGGAGATCCACGACGCGTTCGGCCGGGTGGACGTGCTCGTCAACAACGCCGGGATCACGGTCGACAAGAAGTTCCAGAACATGACCCGCGAGGACTGGGACCGGGTCATCCAGGTGAACCTCGGCGGCGTCTTCAACTGCACCCACTGTCTGTTCGACGACGTGAAGGCCTCGGACACCGGCCGCCTCATCAATATCTCCTCGGTCGTCGGCCAGCAGGGCAACTACGGGCAGGCCAACTACGCCACCACCAAGTCCGGCCTCTTCGGCTTCACGCGGACGCTCGCACTCGAACTGGCCGCGTCCGGGTCGACCGCCAACTGCGTGGCCCCCGGGTTCGTCGAGACCGATATGCTGGAGGAGGTGCCCGAGCGCGTCCAGCAGAAGATCCTCGACCGCATCCCCCTGAATCGCTTCGCGACGGTCGACGACATCGCAGGCATCGTCCGGTTCGTCGCCAGCAAGGATTCGAGTTACATGACCGGCCAGATCCTCGCCGCCAACGGCGGCATGGAGTGGTAG